In Malus sylvestris chromosome 16, drMalSylv7.2, whole genome shotgun sequence, the following are encoded in one genomic region:
- the LOC126606652 gene encoding pentatricopeptide repeat-containing protein At3g58590: MGPSPTQPIFVYNNILSQYFSLGELSVARQWFDKMPDRNAVSYNIIISAYSRCGCVGEAWRMFSEMRCYGFELTQYVFGGLLTCGSLEVYHGVQLHSLVIKNGLFDVDAFAGTSLLSFYGRHGLLKEAVWAFEDMPCKSLVTWNSMISVLGNHGFADYCVVLFRELVRKNYALSEGSFVGILSSFSCQQDLGFGEQLHSLAIKNGFKCEVLVVNSIMSMYVKCTDICSAEKVLDEVTVQDVVSWNTIIGAVAKTERSWKALELFSKMSMDGVLPSEITFVSLINCCNHLEMPCYGESFHGKTIQNAFESNVFVGSALIDFYTKCDNLENAHCCFNEIYAKNVVSWNALIWGYSNIYSPASIFLMQEMLHLGYRPTEFTFSAVLKSSLALEAQQFHCLIIRMGFQENKYVLDSLITSYAKNGLISHLLVFLTASADGLLSAVPCYVIPGICNGTKQYDDTPKLPTVLEKLDLVSWNCVIGACARSDYYKEAFELYKWMQWYQVLPDNYTFVSVLSVCAKLCNFSLGSSLHCYIIKTNFNCCDTFVCNKLIDMYGKCGSIGSSVKIFEEMEDKNLFTWTALISALGLNGHALEAIKRFREMILFGLKPDVVTFSTMLTACRHGGLVTDGIKLFGQMKMDYGVEPEMDHYHCVVDLLAKSGHVREAEKVISDMPFPPNVVIWRSFFEGCKSYGADTKQAL; this comes from the coding sequence ATGGGTCCATCTCCAACCCAACCCATTTTTGTTTACAACAACATCTTGTCCCAGTATTTTTCACTTGGCGAATTGTCAGTTGCACGTCAATGGTTCGACAAAATGCCTGATAGAAATGCTGTATCATATAATATCATAATTAGTGCTTACAGTAGATGCGGGTGCGTAGGGGAAGCTTGGCGAATGTTTTCTGAGATGAGGTGTTATGGTTTTGAGCTAACGCAGTATGTGTTTGGTGGGTTGTTGACATGTGGGTCATTGGAAGTTTATCATGGGGTTCAGTTGCATTCTTTGGTAATAAAGAATGGTTTGTTTGATGTTGATGCTTTTGCAGGGACTTCTTTGTTAAGTTTTTACGGAAGGCATGGGTTGTTAAAGGAAGCGGTTTGGGCATTTGAGGATATGCCTTGTAAGAGCTTGGTCACATGGAATTCAATGATATCCGTGCTTGGGAATCATGGGTTTGCTGATTATTGTGTGGTGTTATTTCGAGAACTTGTGAGAAAGAATTATGCTTTGTCTGAAGGTTCTTTTGTGGGTattctttcatcattttcatGCCAACAAGACTTGGGATTTGGGGAACAACTGCATTCTTTAGCCATAAAGAATGGGTTTAAGTGTGAAGTTCTTGTGGTGAATTCTATTATGAGTATGTATGTGAAATGCACTGACATATGCTCGGCTGAGAAAGTTTTGGATGAGGTTACTGTTCAGGATGTTGTATCATGGAATACTATCATTGGTGCAGTAGCGAAAACTGAGAGATCTTGGAAAGCACTCGAACTCTTCTCTAAAATGTCGATGGATGGAGTATTGCCTAGTGAGATCACATTTGTTAGTCTTATAAACTGTTGTAACCATTTGGAGATGCCGTGCTATGGTGAGTCCTTTCATGGTAAGACAATCCAAAACGCTTTTGAATCTAATGTTTTTGTAGGTAGTGCACTGATTGACTTTTATACCAAGTGTGATAATTTGGAAAATGCCCATTGCTGTTTTAATGAGATATATGCGAAAAATGTGGTTTCCTGGAATGCTTTGATTTGGGGATACTCTAATATCTATTCGCCTGCTTCTATATTCTTAATGCAAGAAATGCTTCATTTGGGTTACCGACCAACTGAGTTCACGTTTTCAGCTGTTCTTAAGTCGTCGTTGGCATTAGAAGCACAACAATTTCATTGCTTAATTATAAGAATGGGCTTTCAGGAAAACAAGTATGTCTTGGACTCTCTTATAACCTCATATGCCAAGAATGGTCTCATATCTCATCTGCTGGTCTTTCTCACAGCTTCTGCTGATGGTCTGCTTTCTGCTGTTCCTTGTTATGTCATTCCTGGAATTTGTAATGGAACCAAGCAATATGATGATACTCCGAAATTACCTACGGTTCTTGAAAAACTTGACCTTGTATCCTGGAACTGTGTGATTGGAGCTTGTGCCCGCAGTGACTATTACAAAGAGGCATTTGAGCTTTACAAATGGATGCAGTGGTATCAAGTCCTACCAGACAATTATACGTTTGTTAGCGTTCTAAGCGTCTGTGCTAAACTGTGCAACTTTTCTCTGGGCAGTTCTCTTCACTGTTATATCATTAAGACTAATTTCAATTGTTGTGACACATTTGTATGCAACAAGTTAATTGACATGTATGGGAAATGTGGTAGCATCGGCAGCTCAGTGAAGATCTTTGAAGAAATGGAAGACAAAAATCTATTCACATGGACAGCCCTGATTTCTGCACTTGGACTTAACGGTCATGCTCTTGAGGCAATAAAACGATTTAGAGAAATGATTCTCTTCGGCTTGAAGCCGGATGTAGTGACTTTTAGCACTATGCTTACGGCTTGTAGGCATGGCGGGTTGGTGACAGATGGGATCAAGTTATTTGGGCAAATGAAAATGGATTATGGGGTTGAACCAGAAATGGATCATTACCATTGTGTGGTGGACTTACTGGCTAAAAGTGGACATGTTAGGGAAGCAGAGAAGGTGATTTCCGACATGCCCTTCCCACCAAATGTCGTTATATGGCGTAGTTTCTTTGAGGGCTGCAAGAGTTATGGAGCTGATACAAAACAAGCCCTGTAA